In Candidatus Methylomirabilis limnetica, the following proteins share a genomic window:
- a CDS encoding sigma-54-dependent transcriptional regulator, giving the protein MLHMSERSGATRALVVDDERPIRLLMEKELPRAGYVVTCVGSGEEALEQLRTREFDVVLLDLKMPGIGGMEALRRIRESGTSAEVVILTGHPDVDSAIKAMKLGAYDYLTKPFKLSELEEVLRRAAERKRLREENTALRRMVAQRESAPIMIGQSPAMAALLATVQRIAPSEASVLIQGESGTGKSLVAKAIHMASPRAGGPFLVINCSGFQDPLLESELFGHEKGAFTGATSVKQGLFEVAGSGTLLLDEVGEMSPAMQAKLLQVLDTKELRRVGGIRVHRVDVRIIAATNKDLAQEVRTGRFREDLYYRLNVVSLTLPSLRERKDDIPLLIEHFLRQFRVTGHKAKTVSPEAMPSLVGYPWPGNVRELANTIERMLILSSGDVISLEDLPPNIQFPIGVSGGPASLAEMERLHLIRVLDHTGGKKMQAARLLGIDLKTLNSKIKRYNIPPVKFPAQPYSNYADQHVSPRQSPENVDKFRKT; this is encoded by the coding sequence ATGCTTCACATGAGTGAACGAAGCGGCGCGACCCGCGCGCTTGTCGTCGATGACGAGCGACCCATCCGGTTGCTCATGGAAAAGGAGTTGCCACGGGCGGGGTACGTGGTCACCTGTGTTGGAAGCGGCGAGGAAGCCCTGGAGCAGTTGCGAACGCGTGAGTTTGACGTCGTCCTCCTCGACCTCAAGATGCCCGGGATCGGTGGGATGGAGGCACTCCGCCGGATTCGGGAATCCGGGACCTCGGCGGAGGTCGTCATCTTGACCGGTCACCCCGATGTGGACAGCGCCATCAAAGCGATGAAGCTGGGCGCCTACGACTACCTCACGAAGCCCTTCAAGCTCTCCGAATTGGAGGAGGTGCTGCGGCGGGCCGCGGAGAGGAAGCGCCTGCGGGAGGAGAACACGGCCCTGCGGCGCATGGTCGCCCAGCGCGAGTCGGCTCCCATCATGATCGGACAGAGCCCGGCCATGGCCGCTCTCCTCGCAACCGTGCAGCGCATCGCGCCGAGCGAGGCAAGCGTCCTCATCCAGGGGGAGAGCGGAACCGGCAAGAGCCTGGTTGCCAAGGCCATCCATATGGCTAGCCCTCGAGCGGGTGGCCCCTTCCTGGTCATCAACTGCAGTGGCTTTCAGGATCCGCTCCTGGAAAGCGAGCTCTTCGGGCATGAGAAAGGGGCGTTTACCGGCGCCACCAGCGTCAAGCAGGGTCTCTTCGAAGTGGCCGGAAGCGGTACCCTCCTGTTGGATGAGGTGGGGGAGATGAGCCCAGCCATGCAGGCCAAACTCCTTCAAGTGCTCGACACCAAGGAGCTGCGGCGGGTCGGGGGCATCCGTGTGCATCGAGTGGATGTGCGTATCATCGCCGCGACGAACAAAGACCTGGCCCAGGAGGTGAGGACAGGTCGGTTCCGTGAGGATCTCTATTATCGGCTGAACGTAGTCAGTTTGACGCTGCCGTCCTTGCGTGAGCGGAAGGATGACATCCCGCTTCTCATTGAGCACTTCTTGCGGCAATTCCGGGTGACCGGTCATAAGGCCAAGACCGTCTCCCCGGAGGCCATGCCGTCGCTCGTGGGCTACCCGTGGCCGGGCAATGTACGAGAGCTTGCCAACACGATCGAGCGCATGCTGATCCTCTCCTCCGGCGACGTCATTAGTCTCGAAGACCTGCCACCCAACATCCAGTTTCCGATCGGCGTGTCGGGTGGGCCCGCCTCGCTGGCGGAAATGGAGCGGCTGCACCTCATCCGGGTGCTCGATCACACGGGGGGCAAAAAGATGCAGGCGGCGCGCCTACTTGGAATCGACCTCAAAACCTTGAACAGTAAAATCAAGCGCTATAACATCCCCCCTGTGAAGTTTCCAGCGCAGCCCTACTCGAATTATGCTGACCAGCATGTATCGCCACGACAAAGCCCGGAGAACGTTGACAAGTTCCGGAAAACCTAA
- a CDS encoding nucleotidyltransferase domain-containing protein, with amino-acid sequence MSTVSPVHTIGTALFGKTQRALLGLFFVRPEQSFYLRQIVRTAGIGQGAAQRELARWVEAGLLVRTRRGNQVHYRANTTSPVFAELKGLAIKTAGMAEVLREALTGLVDRITVAFVHGSVVRGTEKAGSDVDVVVVVGAVTFSEVAIALHSAQEQLGREVNPTVYTVREFHKKLDAGHHFLTATVSAPKLFLIGGERELDRSHLLPK; translated from the coding sequence ATGAGTACGGTCAGTCCAGTCCATACGATCGGTACGGCGTTGTTCGGCAAGACGCAACGGGCGCTGCTGGGGCTCTTCTTCGTACGACCGGAGCAGTCGTTTTATCTCCGGCAGATTGTACGCACGGCCGGGATCGGCCAGGGCGCAGCGCAGCGCGAGCTGGCACGCTGGGTCGAAGCTGGGCTACTTGTGCGGACGCGACGCGGGAACCAGGTGCATTACCGAGCCAATACGACGTCACCGGTCTTTGCCGAGTTGAAGGGTCTGGCGATCAAGACAGCAGGGATGGCGGAAGTCTTGCGAGAGGCGTTGACCGGACTGGTCGACAGGATCACGGTGGCGTTTGTCCACGGATCGGTGGTGCGCGGCACAGAGAAGGCCGGAAGCGACGTGGATGTGGTGGTGGTGGTGGGTGCCGTAACTTTCAGTGAGGTCGCCATCGCCCTGCATAGCGCACAGGAACAGCTCGGACGCGAGGTGAACCCGACAGTGTATACGGTGCGGGAGTTCCATAAGAAGTTGGACGCCGGCCATCATTTCCTGACGGCGACGGTGTCGGCGCCGAAGCTGTTTCTGATCGGAGGCGAGCGTGAGCTTGACCGATCACACCTGCTGCCGAAATAA
- a CDS encoding ketopantoate reductase family protein codes for MKVAVVGVGAVGGYFGGLLAKGGVDVTFIARGERLEALRARGLTVKSGKGDFSIRIDATDDPAEVGPVNLVLFCVKSYDTESAIRQALPMVGQETLVLSLQNGIDNEEKISSFIGTGKVLAGVAYIGASVLEPGVILHQEGGKIVFGEIDGGVSERVVSLKAFFDRCGLPAEGSPDMKKILWTKLAWNAPFNAINTLVGGPVKAIIENSHTLELARQVTEEVVTVANASGVRLAFAEVWERNLQFSQGYNVKTSMLQDLEASKPLECEALNGVIIKKAAELGLPTPYNFALYALLSGLQIVS; via the coding sequence ATGAAGGTGGCGGTGGTGGGGGTGGGGGCAGTAGGGGGTTACTTTGGCGGCCTGCTGGCCAAGGGTGGCGTCGATGTCACGTTCATCGCCCGCGGCGAGCGCCTGGAGGCGCTCAGGGCGAGGGGCCTTACGGTCAAGAGCGGGAAGGGGGATTTCTCCATCCGCATCGACGCTACTGACGATCCAGCGGAGGTTGGTCCCGTCAACCTGGTCCTCTTTTGCGTGAAATCGTACGATACTGAGTCGGCTATTCGCCAGGCACTCCCAATGGTCGGGCAGGAAACCCTCGTCCTGTCGCTTCAGAACGGTATCGACAACGAGGAAAAGATCTCATCCTTCATTGGAACAGGGAAGGTCTTAGCGGGGGTAGCCTACATCGGGGCGAGCGTGCTGGAGCCTGGAGTGATCCTCCACCAGGAGGGCGGGAAGATCGTGTTCGGAGAGATCGACGGCGGCGTCAGCGAACGGGTTGTCAGTCTCAAAGCGTTCTTCGACCGATGCGGCCTACCCGCTGAAGGCTCCCCTGACATGAAAAAGATCCTGTGGACGAAGCTCGCATGGAACGCCCCCTTCAACGCCATCAATACCCTGGTCGGCGGCCCGGTCAAGGCGATCATCGAGAACTCACACACCCTCGAGCTGGCGAGGCAGGTGACGGAAGAGGTCGTCACCGTGGCGAACGCCTCAGGGGTCCGCCTTGCCTTTGCGGAGGTATGGGAGCGGAATCTCCAGTTCTCCCAAGGCTACAACGTCAAGACCTCGATGCTGCAAGACCTGGAGGCGAGCAAGCCTTTGGAGTGCGAAGCCCTCAATGGCGTGATTATCAAAAAGGCGGCCGAACTGGGTCTGCCCACGCCCTACAACTTCGCCCTCTATGCCCTCCTGTCAGGGCTTCAGATTGTAAGCTGA
- a CDS encoding citrate synthase, with translation MADSLTVIDNRTEKKYEIPIENGTIKAMDLRRIKTSDDDFGLMSYDPAFTNTACCKSQITFIDGEQGILLHRGYPIEQLAEKSTYLETAYLLIYGELPSGEEMDGFVNQITHHTMVHENIKKLMDGFHYDAHPMGILLGTVGALSTFYPEAKNIMDQEDRHRQMIRLIAKMPTLAAYAYRHSRGLPYTYPDNSLSFTGNFLSMLFRITEPTYHPHPVLERALDLLFVLHADHEQNCSGNAMRSVGSSHVDPYSAVAAAIAALYGPLHGGANEAVLHMLKDIGSKDKVAAHIKKVKAGEVRLMGFGHRVYKNYDPRAKIIKRLVEEVFEVTGINPLLEVALELERIALEDEYFIARKLYPNIDFYTGLIYEAMKFPMDMFPVLFAIPRTAGWVAQWEEMLLDPEQKIARPRQIYLGQMQRDYCSITNRPSQAPARDR, from the coding sequence ATGGCAGACAGCTTGACCGTCATCGACAACCGAACCGAGAAGAAGTACGAAATCCCTATCGAAAACGGGACGATCAAGGCCATGGATCTTCGGAGGATCAAAACCTCTGACGACGATTTTGGGTTGATGAGCTATGACCCGGCGTTTACTAATACCGCTTGCTGCAAGAGCCAGATCACGTTTATCGATGGTGAACAGGGGATCTTGCTGCATAGGGGCTATCCCATCGAGCAGTTAGCTGAGAAAAGCACCTACCTGGAGACCGCGTACCTCCTTATCTATGGGGAACTCCCCAGCGGCGAAGAGATGGATGGATTCGTCAATCAGATAACACACCATACCATGGTTCACGAGAACATCAAGAAGTTGATGGATGGTTTTCACTACGACGCCCACCCGATGGGGATCCTCTTGGGGACGGTTGGCGCTCTCTCTACCTTCTATCCGGAGGCCAAGAATATCATGGATCAGGAGGACCGCCACAGGCAGATGATTCGCCTGATTGCCAAGATGCCGACACTGGCGGCGTACGCCTATCGACATAGCCGCGGGCTACCGTACACCTACCCGGACAACAGCCTGAGCTTCACCGGCAACTTCCTCAGTATGCTGTTCCGGATTACAGAGCCAACATACCACCCGCATCCTGTGTTGGAAAGAGCCTTGGATCTCCTGTTTGTCCTGCACGCCGACCACGAGCAGAACTGTAGCGGCAATGCCATGAGGTCTGTCGGCAGCTCTCATGTCGACCCTTACTCGGCTGTGGCTGCAGCCATAGCGGCCCTCTACGGTCCCCTGCACGGCGGAGCCAATGAGGCCGTACTTCATATGCTGAAGGATATCGGGTCGAAGGACAAGGTGGCCGCGCATATCAAGAAGGTCAAGGCCGGCGAAGTGAGGTTGATGGGATTCGGACACCGCGTGTATAAGAACTACGATCCCAGAGCCAAGATCATCAAGCGGCTGGTCGAAGAGGTCTTTGAGGTCACGGGAATAAATCCCTTGCTGGAGGTGGCCCTTGAGTTGGAGCGAATAGCGCTTGAGGATGAGTACTTTATCGCGCGAAAGCTCTACCCAAACATCGATTTTTATACCGGTTTAATTTACGAGGCCATGAAGTTCCCGATGGACATGTTCCCGGTGCTATTCGCCATCCCCAGGACAGCCGGTTGGGTTGCCCAGTGGGAGGAAATGCTTCTCGATCCGGAACAGAAGATCGCCCGTCCCAGGCAGATCTATCTTGGTCAAATGCAGCGCGACTATTGCTCGATAACCAATCGCCCAAGTCAGGCGCCGGCAAGAGATCGATGA
- a CDS encoding diguanylate cyclase, whose protein sequence is MTLRQKIILLGLLSIFGISLTLWGQYAEYTLQLRKVEAISHDVRVIKAYSIVIHELQKERGKSKISASDASKGAVITQRAATDKVLSMQSQFIRGTFFAWHKLERARRAFDSGTHKPSDLMDTYSLLIGDILDEMKRITRQHDSASAKNEILAHHYLVGTKEYMGLMRATTGRWLEIVGEDDNLHHNLVQINALYGEELRKFQIEASPDLRKAYGEMISAPEIQSTLKEISQAVQTGKKPSRITTQMWWSMATSVMDGLKNVEERSLEDIVSKATARIEELRGSIRLGILVALAIGAVIIIITISIIVGLLRALGNILRSIDLISTTMDFSERIPANSDDEIGRISTGFNHLLEVAQRLLAEKDYLASTDTLTGAYNRLQFNRVLLEEIDRKRRNLTEMSLILFDIDHFKLINDSFGHDVGDEVLKTLSRLVSGSIRVIDIFVRFGGEEFIVLLRDDGLERAEAVAEKLRTVIEANEFPSAGKVTCSFGVTSWADNDTNTSFLKRADEALYSAKEEGRNRICSREAKEKKKVLAPPGKNRAVDK, encoded by the coding sequence ATGACTCTCAGACAAAAAATCATACTGCTCGGTCTTCTTTCGATATTCGGGATATCACTTACCCTCTGGGGCCAGTATGCGGAATACACCCTCCAGCTCCGTAAAGTGGAAGCGATCTCGCATGATGTACGGGTGATTAAGGCATATTCTATTGTGATTCACGAATTGCAGAAGGAGAGGGGAAAATCAAAAATATCCGCGTCGGACGCCAGTAAAGGTGCGGTTATTACGCAACGTGCCGCAACGGATAAGGTGCTCTCAATGCAGAGCCAGTTTATCAGGGGGACCTTCTTTGCTTGGCATAAGCTTGAACGCGCGAGAAGAGCTTTCGATAGCGGCACCCACAAACCCTCGGATCTCATGGATACGTATTCTTTGTTGATAGGGGATATCCTGGACGAAATGAAACGAATCACAAGGCAGCATGATTCCGCCTCGGCAAAAAACGAGATTTTGGCCCACCACTATCTTGTCGGTACAAAGGAATATATGGGGTTGATGCGGGCAACAACAGGACGATGGCTAGAAATCGTCGGCGAAGACGACAACCTACATCACAACCTTGTACAGATCAACGCTCTATATGGAGAAGAACTCCGCAAATTCCAAATTGAGGCTTCTCCGGATTTGAGGAAAGCATATGGTGAAATGATCTCTGCACCTGAAATCCAGTCGACTTTAAAGGAGATCTCCCAGGCTGTACAAACAGGGAAAAAACCATCCCGCATTACGACACAAATGTGGTGGTCTATGGCAACTTCCGTTATGGACGGGCTTAAAAACGTCGAAGAGAGATCGCTGGAAGATATCGTAAGCAAAGCGACTGCCAGAATTGAAGAGCTGAGGGGGTCCATACGACTGGGAATTTTAGTGGCTTTGGCGATCGGCGCCGTAATAATAATTATTACAATATCGATTATTGTCGGTCTATTGCGAGCCCTTGGAAACATACTGAGGAGCATCGATTTAATTTCAACAACTATGGATTTCAGTGAGCGTATTCCAGCCAACTCGGATGATGAGATAGGTCGTATTTCAACAGGCTTCAACCATCTGTTGGAGGTTGCACAGAGATTGCTGGCGGAGAAGGATTATCTGGCTTCGACTGACACACTCACCGGTGCTTATAACAGATTGCAGTTCAATAGGGTTCTCCTTGAGGAGATTGACCGAAAGCGAAGAAATCTAACAGAAATGTCCCTTATACTGTTCGATATCGATCATTTCAAGCTCATTAATGATTCCTTCGGCCATGATGTCGGGGACGAAGTGCTAAAAACTTTGTCTCGGCTGGTCTCCGGCTCCATACGTGTTATTGATATATTTGTTCGTTTTGGAGGGGAAGAGTTTATCGTGCTGTTAAGGGATGACGGGCTTGAAAGAGCCGAGGCAGTTGCGGAAAAACTAAGAACAGTTATTGAGGCAAATGAGTTCCCATCTGCAGGTAAAGTCACCTGCAGTTTCGGGGTCACCTCTTGGGCTGACAATGACACAAATACCAGTTTTCTCAAGCGGGCTGACGAAGCCCTTTACTCTGCCAAGGAGGAAGGTCGTAACAGAATCTGTTCCAGGGAAGCAAAAGAGAAGAAGAAAGTTCTGGCCCCTCCGGGGAAAAACAGAGCAGTCGATAAGTGA
- a CDS encoding transposase: MERKLLTRLGQAIYKLRSCTIEPVFGQMSMRGLTRFWLRGLQQVQGEWSLWCSTHNLLKLWRAGFVPARVRALASG; the protein is encoded by the coding sequence ATGGAGCGGAAGCTGCTGACCCGTCTCGGGCAGGCTATCTACAAGTTGCGCAGCTGCACCATCGAACCGGTCTTTGGGCAGATGAGCATGCGAGGCTTGACCCGGTTCTGGCTGCGGGGCCTTCAGCAGGTCCAGGGGGAGTGGTCGCTGTGGTGCAGCACCCATAATCTGCTCAAGCTCTGGCGCGCGGGCTTCGTGCCGGCGAGGGTTCGAGCACTGGCGAGCGGATAA
- a CDS encoding septal ring lytic transglycosylase RlpA family protein: MIVFACSAAAASSGCSVITAPYYAVKNVVQGGVWIVKTTYVVAKGTTKVILTIGEYTYEVVKAPIEWALTHEEIESIDGLPVKEAILQGRIKAAPYVVAGRRYVPMSPAKAKDYREEGLASWYGYESGRMTANGEAFNPNGLSAAHKYLPIPTFVKVTNLENKKSIIVRVNDRGPFPSVHNARSGERIIDLSMGAAKRLEFHDKGVALVRVEAIQVKEE; the protein is encoded by the coding sequence GTGATAGTCTTTGCTTGTTCAGCGGCAGCAGCTTCAAGCGGCTGCTCGGTGATCACGGCACCTTATTATGCAGTCAAAAATGTAGTTCAGGGGGGCGTATGGATCGTCAAAACAACCTATGTGGTTGCCAAAGGCACTACAAAAGTAATCTTAACAATCGGTGAATATACCTACGAAGTTGTCAAAGCACCCATCGAATGGGCGTTGACCCACGAGGAAATCGAGAGCATCGATGGTCTTCCGGTCAAAGAGGCGATACTACAGGGCAGGATAAAAGCCGCACCCTATGTAGTCGCAGGAAGGCGGTACGTTCCTATGTCGCCAGCGAAGGCGAAGGATTACAGGGAAGAGGGCTTGGCATCGTGGTATGGCTATGAGAGCGGAAGAATGACCGCAAACGGAGAAGCGTTCAATCCCAACGGCCTTTCAGCGGCACATAAATATCTGCCTATCCCCACATTTGTGAAGGTGACAAATCTTGAAAACAAGAAATCCATAATCGTGAGGGTAAATGACCGTGGGCCTTTCCCGAGCGTGCACAATGCCAGGTCAGGAGAGAGGATCATCGACCTCAGCATGGGCGCCGCCAAGAGACTTGAATTTCACGACAAAGGCGTCGCTCTCGTGAGGGTAGAGGCGATACAGGTGAAAGAAGAATAA
- the dinB gene encoding DNA polymerase IV, which yields MPSQRGLRPIQTSGGRSCEQRWILHIDMDAFYASVEQRDHPACRGRPVIVGADPHGGRGRGVVSAASYEARTFGIHSALPISQAYRRCPEGVFLPVRMSHYQAVSAQIFQIFGRYTDLVEPLSLDEAFLDVTGSLRLFGSAEAIGRRIQAEILTETELRASVGIATNKFVAKVASDLRKPNGFVVVPPGQAAHFLQPLPIERLWGVGPKTAGRLRQMGLMTIGELAARPQLELAAALGPLGAHLWDLAQGIDVREVIPEEPAQSVGAETTFPEDTADPVRIRQTVLALSEGVARRLRVEAIQAGALTLKLRDETFQTQTRSVSLSEPTDQSQDIYRTALMLLERLPFSGRKVRLLGVTASRLSDLMGSGQQLSLEINPAGAKQRRLTEAVDRIHARFGKGAIRPASLLASS from the coding sequence GTGCCGTCGCAGAGAGGACTGAGGCCCATACAGACGAGTGGCGGTCGGTCATGCGAACAGAGGTGGATCCTCCACATCGACATGGACGCCTTCTACGCCTCTGTGGAGCAGCGCGATCACCCGGCCTGTCGCGGGCGTCCCGTGATCGTGGGGGCCGATCCCCACGGCGGGAGAGGCCGCGGGGTCGTATCCGCCGCCTCTTATGAAGCCCGGACGTTCGGTATCCACTCGGCCCTGCCGATCAGCCAAGCCTACCGGCGATGTCCGGAGGGGGTCTTCCTCCCTGTTCGGATGTCGCACTATCAGGCGGTCTCCGCTCAAATCTTCCAGATCTTTGGCCGCTACACCGACCTCGTGGAGCCGCTCAGCCTGGATGAGGCCTTCCTGGATGTGACTGGAAGTCTCCGTCTCTTCGGCTCCGCAGAGGCCATCGGACGGCGGATCCAGGCAGAGATCCTTACCGAGACGGAACTCAGAGCCTCCGTCGGCATCGCCACGAACAAGTTCGTTGCCAAGGTCGCCTCCGACCTGCGGAAACCAAACGGCTTCGTAGTCGTCCCACCAGGGCAAGCGGCCCACTTCCTCCAGCCGCTTCCGATTGAGCGGCTCTGGGGCGTGGGGCCGAAGACCGCCGGACGCTTGCGGCAGATGGGGCTTATGACCATCGGTGAGCTGGCGGCTCGACCTCAGCTCGAGTTGGCGGCCGCCTTAGGGCCGCTTGGCGCGCACCTGTGGGATCTGGCCCAAGGGATCGATGTGCGGGAGGTGATCCCGGAGGAGCCCGCCCAGTCGGTGGGAGCGGAGACCACGTTTCCAGAGGATACGGCCGATCCCGTCCGGATCCGGCAGACGGTGCTGGCCCTATCGGAGGGGGTGGCTCGGCGCTTGCGGGTGGAGGCCATCCAGGCCGGCGCACTCACCCTGAAACTGCGGGACGAGACCTTCCAGACCCAGACCAGATCGGTCTCGCTCTCGGAGCCCACCGATCAATCTCAGGACATCTATCGGACGGCGCTGATGCTGCTGGAGCGACTTCCCTTCTCGGGCCGCAAGGTGCGTCTCCTGGGGGTGACGGCCTCGAGACTGTCCGATCTCATGGGATCGGGGCAGCAACTCTCGTTGGAGATCAATCCTGCCGGCGCCAAGCAGCGCCGGTTGACGGAGGCCGTAGATCGTATCCATGCGCGGTTTGGAAAGGGGGCGATCCGTCCGGCCAGCCTACTCGCTTCCTCGTGA
- a CDS encoding LPS-assembly protein LptD: protein MRSLSMPRRLLPVLSVLYVLTLLCFVPVASAQDTGSRGLLDKLNELKSTVRIEANEMERRESDKLTIARGDVRIHMENRILNADEVELDQAQEVIRAKGRVQLIDGASRLNGDRLEYHYRTNTGVMYQAKGAIPPATTFQGVEIHKEGDRRYRLIDGSFTTCSICQPESGGVDWEIRAKEAVIEQDEYLEAKSASFWIRGLPSLYTPYLVYPVGPRRTGLLIPKIGTSSLSGATFRQPFFWAIDESQDLTLTGVYRTKQGVEGQATYRYILGPEAGGFVEGRVIQDRRSDAQSEVRATITARHDQQWNPELSLKGDINYTSDRHVQQRFAETPSDLRTANLTNSRVFLTQMWPNYGLQFLFDDSRTLEPSTNDSRLTRLPALSFSAFPQHLFGSPVLLETQLSGAYLQRKETPDSGRADLFPKLSLPWRLLPWATMTPSVGFRETAYTKRTNGGAAGGTSRELFEARNELQARFFRGFDVGGTSVNRLVHLLEPRISYWFINAGGQQKIPQFDNVDFISPQNRVTYSLTNRLLAKLKEDDGSIRTHEFLSFSLSQSINVNPQTRTFSNLFLNALTPERIDQAVREVTAKSLNNGFSRVRERRLSNLVADLRASPLRDLTFYGVTAINTERNRVDGIEAGVRVAYPEYGRIELAHSFIRGGETAGQPNDSPFSSRETSGIIGRLLLTPLKNVALHYLGRLDPRRDKSLENNVVATYATCCWMVGLHFLNRSEVPGVRGSENSVEFFFELLTGGTPPPAERGAQYLRR, encoded by the coding sequence ATGAGGTCTCTGTCGATGCCACGCCGCCTCTTACCTGTCTTATCGGTACTCTACGTCCTTACTCTCCTTTGCTTCGTGCCTGTGGCTTCGGCTCAGGACACAGGATCCCGTGGCCTCCTTGATAAGCTCAATGAACTCAAGTCGACCGTTCGGATCGAGGCGAATGAGATGGAACGCCGCGAGAGCGACAAGCTCACCATCGCGAGAGGTGACGTCCGAATCCATATGGAGAATCGCATCCTCAATGCCGATGAGGTTGAGCTGGATCAGGCCCAGGAGGTCATCCGGGCCAAGGGGCGGGTTCAGCTCATCGATGGGGCAAGCCGTCTGAATGGCGATCGACTGGAATACCACTACCGCACCAATACGGGTGTCATGTATCAGGCCAAAGGGGCGATTCCCCCAGCGACCACCTTTCAAGGCGTCGAGATCCACAAGGAAGGGGATCGCAGGTATCGGCTGATCGATGGCAGCTTCACCACCTGCAGTATCTGCCAACCCGAGTCCGGCGGTGTCGATTGGGAGATCCGGGCGAAAGAGGCGGTGATCGAACAGGACGAGTATCTTGAGGCCAAGTCAGCGTCGTTCTGGATTCGGGGTCTCCCGTCCCTTTACACCCCGTACCTCGTCTACCCTGTCGGCCCACGGCGTACCGGCCTTCTTATCCCCAAGATTGGCACCAGCAGTTTGTCAGGGGCCACCTTTAGGCAGCCGTTCTTCTGGGCTATCGATGAGTCTCAGGATCTGACCCTGACCGGAGTCTACCGGACCAAACAGGGCGTTGAGGGCCAGGCCACCTACAGGTACATCCTGGGGCCGGAGGCGGGTGGCTTCGTGGAGGGCCGGGTGATCCAGGATCGGCGGAGTGATGCGCAGAGCGAGGTGCGAGCTACCATCACTGCCCGCCACGATCAGCAATGGAATCCGGAGTTGAGCTTGAAGGGCGACATCAATTATACGAGCGACCGGCATGTTCAACAAAGGTTTGCCGAGACCCCGTCTGATCTGAGGACCGCGAACCTCACCAACTCGCGAGTCTTCCTCACGCAGATGTGGCCAAATTATGGCCTGCAGTTCCTGTTCGACGATAGCCGCACCCTTGAGCCAAGCACCAACGACAGTCGTCTGACTCGGCTGCCCGCACTCAGCTTTTCCGCCTTTCCGCAGCATCTGTTCGGTTCACCGGTCCTCCTGGAGACGCAGCTTTCCGGGGCCTATCTGCAGCGAAAAGAGACTCCTGACAGCGGCCGTGCCGATCTGTTTCCGAAGCTCTCGCTCCCGTGGCGCCTGCTGCCATGGGCCACCATGACGCCCTCGGTCGGCTTTCGGGAGACCGCGTACACGAAACGCACAAATGGGGGGGCAGCGGGCGGCACGAGCCGGGAACTGTTTGAGGCTCGAAACGAGCTTCAGGCCAGATTCTTCCGCGGGTTTGATGTCGGCGGCACATCGGTTAATCGGCTCGTTCACCTCCTCGAGCCGCGCATCAGCTACTGGTTCATCAATGCTGGGGGTCAGCAGAAGATCCCGCAGTTCGACAACGTCGATTTTATCAGTCCGCAGAACAGGGTGACCTATTCTCTCACGAACCGCCTGCTGGCCAAGCTCAAAGAGGATGATGGTTCTATCCGGACCCATGAATTTCTCTCCTTTTCACTCAGCCAGAGTATCAACGTGAATCCCCAAACACGAACCTTTTCCAATCTTTTTCTGAATGCGCTGACACCGGAACGGATCGATCAGGCGGTCCGTGAGGTGACCGCCAAGTCCTTGAATAATGGGTTCTCGCGGGTGCGGGAGCGTCGCCTCTCAAACCTGGTGGCCGACCTCCGCGCCTCTCCCTTGCGGGATCTGACCTTCTATGGGGTCACTGCCATCAACACCGAAAGGAATCGGGTGGATGGGATCGAGGCCGGTGTGCGGGTCGCTTATCCGGAGTATGGGCGGATAGAACTAGCCCATAGCTTCATCCGCGGTGGGGAGACGGCCGGGCAGCCCAATGACAGTCCATTTAGTAGTCGGGAGACCTCGGGCATCATTGGTCGGCTTCTCCTCACGCCGCTCAAGAACGTTGCCCTCCACTACCTCGGGCGCCTTGATCCCAGGCGAGATAAAAGCCTGGAGAACAATGTAGTCGCGACCTACGCCACCTGCTGCTGGATGGTGGGGCTTCATTTCCTCAACCGTTCGGAGGTGCCAGGGGTCAGGGGGTCTGAGAACAGCGTCGAGTTCTTCTTCGAGCTGCTGACCGGCGGGACCCCTCCACCTGCAGAGCGAGGAGCCCAGTACCTGCGGCGCTGA